The stretch of DNA CGGTATAATTACAAAAATAGTAGAATAATTGTGCTAAACTATTTTTGTGAATATTTTTTTATTATTTGTGTCCTATATCAATAAAAAATCATTGTATTTGCTTTTCAAACTATTGGATTGTTTCTTTTTTCTCTACCACTCTACCTGTAATGAAACATTCTAAAGCTTTTCTATTTTCATAAAAACAATGAAAAATCATGATGTAAAAATAGTATCTTTGTTTTTTCATTTTCTCCAAAATATGCCTACTCAATTTCGATTTTATTGGTTTTTTATTTACATTTTCACATTTTTCACTTCTACTCTTTTTGCACAATCGTATCAATTAAAATTTAAAACGAATTATGGTAATTTCGATTTTATCTTATATGATTTCACACCGAATCATCGCGATTTAATTCTTCATGAAATAGAAAAAGGGACCTATAGAAAAGCTATTTTTAATAGGATTGTGAAAGATTTTGTAGTCCAAGGTGGTGAACTCGATGACGCAATTTTGGCAAGAGAGGCTGATTATCCCACCGAAAAACCCAAACGTCTAGCCCCTGAATTTCATCATAGAGCTTATCATAAAATAGGTGCTTTGGGTGCTGGGCGAGATGACAACCCCGAAAAAGGCTCTTTTTTTAGTCAGCTCTATTTTGTGGTTGGGCAAAAAGTAAACGCTGCTGAGTTGGATAAATTAGAAATATTAAAAGGGATTCGTTATTCACAAGCACAGCGAACAGAATATCTTGTAAATGGTGGTCAACCAAGGCTAGACAATGATTACACAGTTTTCGGAGAAGTAATAAAAGGTTTAGATGTTTTGATGAAAATAAGTACGCTCTCGACCGAAAAAACGCATTCTACCAAACCCGTAACTTTTACTATAAAAGTAAAGAAAATGTTACCGAAAAGAAAACCCAAGACTCGTTTTTCTGTAGGTGCCACAGTTATCGGATGAAAATGAAATCGTTTATCGGTAAATAAATACGTATTTTTGCCTACTATTTACTGTCGAATATGCATCCAAAAGTACTTCTCACAACACTGAATGCTAAGTATATACATCTTAACCTAGCCATTCGGATACTCTATGACCTAACCCACGAACGCGGTAATATA from Weeksella virosa DSM 16922 encodes:
- a CDS encoding peptidylprolyl isomerase produces the protein MKNHDVKIVSLFFHFLQNMPTQFRFYWFFIYIFTFFTSTLFAQSYQLKFKTNYGNFDFILYDFTPNHRDLILHEIEKGTYRKAIFNRIVKDFVVQGGELDDAILAREADYPTEKPKRLAPEFHHRAYHKIGALGAGRDDNPEKGSFFSQLYFVVGQKVNAAELDKLEILKGIRYSQAQRTEYLVNGGQPRLDNDYTVFGEVIKGLDVLMKISTLSTEKTHSTKPVTFTIKVKKMLPKRKPKTRFSVGATVIG